GGAATGTTCAGCGGTGTGGATTGTTGTTCTGCGATGCCGGTTGCGATCAAATCGACCTCGGCCTGGTTCGTCCCCCGATGGTCACTGGGCGAGTCGCGGTACCAATACCACCAAACGCCTCCCCAAACTAACCCTACAAAGCCGTTGGCAACAAACGTCCATCGCCATCCGATCCAATCGATTAGCGCCGGCATCACCACCAACGATAGTGCCGCACCGACACGGGCTCCGGAATGGAAGATTCCTTGTCCGATACCACGCTCCTTCGCAGGCAACCATTTGTACAACGCTCGCGTGGCACCGGGGTAAGCACCGGCTTCGCCCATTCCAAACAAAAAACGGACGACGAGTAAGCTGATTGCGGTAAACACCGCCCCGGTCAATGCCGTAAACACACTCCAGACGATCACCACGATGGTCAGTGCGAGTCGCGGTCCCGCACGATCGCTAAACATCCCTGCGGGAATTTGAAACAGCGCGTAACCGATCGCAAAAATGCCGAACACGTAGCCCATCATTTGGTCCGACAAACCGCTGATGTCCGATTGCATCGGCCCTTTGGCTGCGGAAATGCAGACGCGGTCCATGTAGGTGTTCACTGTATGTAGAAACAGCAACAGCACTAACAGGAATCGTTGTCGCGTTGCGACGGACTCGGTCATGGGGGATCCAGGGTGCAGACTTGAACGTCACGAGGGGGAGTTTCTTTGACGTTATGGGATTCTAATGGAAGTTGGTGTTCGCTAAAATAAAATACTTCAAAACGTTCGTTTATAAATAACTAATGATCTTGGCGATGAAGCATTCCTCGGGTTCCCGGTCACGTGCCAGCGAGTTGAGTGTTCAGCAACTGCAGACGTTTAGGTGTGTTTATGAACGCGGAGGGTATGCGGCAGCGGCACGCGAGATGGAGCTTTCGGTGCCGACCGTATGGCAACACATTCAAACGTTGCAGCGTTTGTATCGAACGGATTTGTTCGAGAAATCAGGTCGAGGCGTGGTTGCGACGGCGATGGCGGCGAAGTTGTACACGCAGGTCACCGAGTTGTTAGCCGGTTTGGATTCAACCTTTGATCTTGCCGCGGACGAACAGGGGGATTCGCGACCGATCACGATCGTGGCGGGCGTCCGCATGATGATGGAAGAGATCGCCAATCCGCTGCAGCAATTTCGCCAAGCTTGGGATAATCCGTTGGTGCTGCGCGAAGGCAACAATCAAGTTGCCGAAGAGCTGATTTTGTCGGGAGAAGCCGATTTGGCTTTAACGCTCGAGCCCGAGCACGAGAAGGCCTCGCCATTGATCCATTTCGAACCTGCTTATTTGGTCGAGTTTTTAGCGATCTGTAAAAAGGGGCATCCGTTTGCCGGTTCGAGCAACTGCACGCTCCGCGAGTTGGTCAAGCACGACCTTGTCGTGACGCGGCCTGGGACACACGGTCGCGACGCACTGGATCACACGCTGCACCGCGAACGGTTGACGGCAAACGTGGTTGCGGAAACGGACAACAGTGGTTTTACGATCGCGTGTGTCCGAGCCGGGTTGGGGGTTGGCGTGTTGGCTGGTCGCGTCAATGGCGAGTTGTGTCGGCGGTTAGTGGTCAAGTCATTGCGTCGGCATCTCGGTGAGCGGCAGATTGCGTTCATGTGGAAGAAAGGACGTCGGTTAAGTCCCGCAGTGCAAAGCCTCGTCGACACCATCAAACAGTCCAACGTGGGATAGGCAAGTGTGGGATAGGCTTCCAGCCTGTCTTCGGCTTTATCTCTTCTTCTTTTCCTTTTCCAATCCATATTTCAATGTTTGATGACATGCGGGAAGCCTACCCGCATGACTAAATGGATTTAGGGATCGGATCGCCTTGCTGTAGACCGAGTTTGGAGCGGATGCGTGCGGACGACCACTTGTAGTCTTCAGGCCGCTGTGCAAGACCTGCAGCAACCGGATTTTGTTCGATGTATTCAATAATGCGAAACATTTCAGCTTCGTCTCGAGCGTAATGATCAAACGTCTCGCCCTGCCAAAATGTTCCTGATCGTCCTAGCACTCGATTGCATTGAGTTGCTGTGAAACTTTGGACACTGTGCGAGATGATTTCCCGTGGCGTGTGATTGCGACTTGAAGCAGACAGTTGTTCCGCAGCCCAATGTTCGTCTGGCAAGAACAGCCAATGGTGATGGCTTGGCATCACAACGAAGCCCAACAAACGATAGCGTTCGTCTGCGAAGTGTAGAAAAGCGTTTTGAACTATTTCTGCTGCGTTATCGTCGTCAAAGTGTCGAACGGGAGTATCACCATCAAGTAAGCTGTCGACCAGCTTGAACACTAACTTGTGCTTCTTTATCTCCCACTGTTGGTCCGATAAGTCGATCGGCTTTGGTCGCAGATCCAATTCGTCGCGACGTGCTTTGATCCGCTTCATGCCGACGGCCGACAGGCTTCCCGCAAGGCATCCCGTAATGAAATACGGTTTGCCTTCGACATCGATATGCGGCAGCTTGCGCCGCCTAAATATTCCTGTCTCGTTCATCGCCTCGTCTTCTAGTAGATGACAAGATGAAACGTAGGTGCTGATGAAAGTGGTGCCAGTGCGGAAGGCCAGCGGCTTGCCATGGATTGCAGCCCATGCTGATGACAGGCTGGAAGCCTATCCCACCACCCCCCGCTTACACCGAGGCGGCTTCCATTCGCTGGGCTAGGTAGCTGCGTAGCTTGTCTAGGTCGGCGGCGAAGCCGCGGATGCCTTCGGCCAACTTTTCAGTCGCCATTGCGTCTTCGTTTAACATCCAGCGGAACGTCGCTTCGTCCATTTCGATCTTTTCGATGTCCATCTTGGCGGCCGCGTCGGCATCCAAGGCCTTGGGGACATCCGCGTCGGTTTCGGCAAGCTGTCCGAGCAAATCGGGCGAGATCGTTAGCAGGTCGCTGCCGCAAAGGGCCATTACTTGTTCCTTGGTGCGGAAACTCGCTCCCATCACCTCGGTCTTGTAGCCGTGTTTTTTGTAGTAATTGAAGATGGTCGTGACCGATTCCACGCCTGGGTCTTCGGAAACGGGGATCGAATCGACGCCCTTTTTGTTCTTGTACCAATCGTAGATGCGGCCGACAAAGGGGCTGATCAACGTCACGTCGGCTTCGGCACACGCGATCGCTTGACCGAAGCCGAACAGCAGCGTCAAGTTGCAGTGGATGCCTTCCTTTTCCAATTGCTCGGCGGCACGAATGCCTTCCCAGGTGCTCGCGATCTTGATCAGGATGCGGTCCTTCGAAATCCCAGCTTCCTTGTACAATTCAATCAACTCATGAGCCTTGCGGACCGTTCCTTCGGTATCGAAGCTCAGTCGTGCATCGACCTCGGTCGACACGCGGCCGGGGATCAGATCCAAGATACGGCAGCCAAAGGTGACCGATAGCTTGTCGATGATCGCGTCGATCAGCCCTTCTTCGCTGTTGGATTTGGATTGACCGTAGGCGATCGCCTCGTCGAGCAGCGATTGGTACTGCGGCATCTGTGCGGCTTTGTACAGCAACGAGGGGTTGGTCGTCGCATCGTGAGGTTTGTGCTTGGCGATTGCATCAATGTCGCCGGTGTCAGCTACCACGACAGTGTGTTTTTTTAGTTGGTCTAGCGAACTCATAGGTCAGCCTTGGTTGAGAGCGTGTTGTAAGATGTTTTTTGCATTCTAGCAGATCCAAGGCACCTCTGAGAATCACGCTGTCGAGCCAACAAACGTGGATGGCGAAAATGGCAGTCACCCCAATTGGCAATCACGAGAAATCGGATGCACGAAATCGGGCGCAAAAAATGCAGTACACCGTCACGGGGCGTTGTGCCATGACGGCTGTGAATTCCCCGCAAGTTACCTTGAAAAAAATTAGGGTGTCGAAAAACGAACCATGACCAACCTCGTTTTCTGGAACCGGGGCTCGGGCAAGTCCGAGCAAGTCGAGCGGCTTCGCAAGCTATTGCCGTTATCAACGACCACGTGGGTTCAAATGACTCGCGAACTGAATCTGCAGGAAACGATCCAAACGCAGCTCGATTGTCGCTGCGACATCGTCTTCGCCGCCGGTGGCGATGGAACGGTCAATGCCGTTGTCAATGCGTTGATGAAAATTGACGCCGATCGTCGCCCCTGCTTGGCGGTCATTCCGCTGGGGACCGCCAATGACTTTGCTGGCACGCTGGCCATTTCGGACGCGGTCGAACAAGCGGTCGCGTTGTCTTGCAATCGTCAACCGGTCCCGATCGATGTGGTCCGGATTACGGGTCATGGATTCGAGCGTTATTACGCCAATGTCGCCGCAGGCGGCAACTGTGTTCGCGTTTCAGAGGAACTGACCGACGAGATTAAATCTCGCTGGGGAGCGTTCAGTTATCTACGCGGCGCCGTCGGCGTCTTGGCGGACATGAAAAGCTTTCGCGTCAATGCAGAAATGGATGGCCAGAAAATCGCGGACTTTGATAGTTGGGCCGTGCTGGTCGCCAACGGAAGAACGAATGCGGGACGGATCGAAGTGGCTCCCGAGGCATCGCTGGTCGACGGATTACTGGATGTCGTGCTGATCAAAGACGGCGACGTGATGGACATGGTCGAAATCGTTGCCGGCAATCTGCTCGGTAATTTCCTCGAGTGTGAACAGGTCATCTATCGGCAAGCCCGCCGCTTGAAACTGTTTTCGGATCCACCGATGCGATTCACGCTTGATGGCGAAGTGGTGGATGAAGAGCCGGTCGAGTTTGAATGCATCCCCGGGGCCATTCGTATGTTTGTTGGCCCAGAATTTGAGCAGGCGTAAAACATTTGAGCAGGCGTAAAACGAAATCAGGCCTGGTTTTTCAACAGGCCTGATTCTGGTTGGGCAGTTGTGGCTATGAGAGCCTTGGCGGCTGACAGGACTAGAAGCCTAGCTCGCATTACTGGTTGCCGATCGCGCTGCCAATGGCAGCACCGATGTTGCCAGCTCGTTGGCCACCGATGGCGTCTCCGATCGCACCACCAATGGCTGCTCCTCGCTGTTGCGACGGGGTGCCGTAGTAGCCATTCCCGTAAACATTGTTGCCGTAGACATTGTTTCCGTAGTACGTGCCATTGCTGTAGTACCGTCCGTCAATGGTCGATCCATAGGGTTGATAAGGCACCGAGTTGCTGCCGCGATACCCGCTGCTGTACCGGCCGTTTGGCGCGTAGTATTGCGGAGTCGATTGCCGGTAGCTGTACGACGGTACCGAATACGAATAGGGTTGGCTGTACGATGGGGGCGAATAGCGGCGGACCGAGTACGATGGTTGAGAGTACGTCGGATAACCGCGTTGGTAGTACGATCCTGAGTTGCCGTACTGGACGACGACTTGAGCCTCTGCAGGGGCGGGGGCCGCAGTCCAGGTCATCGCCGCGACCAGGGCAGATAAGCTGAGGTATCGAAAAGTAATCATGATCAAGGTCCTGTAAAAATTGGTTTTGCGGTTGGGTTATTGAAACAAGCGGTTGGAACGGATCTGTTGCCAAGCGGTGGGTTGACGACGCGAATTGAAGTACAGCGTCGTTGCCAGCACGCCGAGTCCGAAGCCAATCGCTAGGTTGGTTAGCGACGTTTTGACGGGCAGTTCATCAATTTCGTACTGCACCCGCTCGACCGCAGAATGCACCGAATTGCTAACTTGTTCGCCTGCCCGCTGTGCTTGATCGACGAATGATCGAAGCGGAGAGTCGTGCGCCGGAGCGAACTCGGAAACGACCGATTCGATCTCGTCTCGCTGAGTGTCCACCTTGGAGGCAACGAATTCGGTCACCGCATCGACCGAGCGATCGCACTGCTTTAGTTCGTCTTGATTGATTTGCGGCCAGCGAATATTGATCGCGGTGAAGACCGGTTCCCAGGGATCCGTTTTGGATTGGGAGTTCGGATTTGCTTCGGGCAGTCGATTATTTGAAGTTGTCGTATGGGTTGACATTGTTTGCGTCCCTGTTGCGGGTATAGCGACGGGATGCATGCGGGACGGAAGTCGTCCAACGCCACACATCGCCGTTTTTACCTCTGGCAGTTAACGCAATTACTGTGCCCAACCCGATGCAGGCAATCGCCTTATTCCTTTCGCGTATACACCTGTGGATACTCAAATGTCGGTTCTTGGTCAGGGCAGAGATAGACAAACCGTTCTGACAACTTTTGTTTCACATTGGGTTTGGCATCGACCAGCGTGAGGCTGAGTTCCACCGGAGCTGGTTCGGTCGGTTCCAACAAAACATGTGCGATCCAGTCGCCGGTGTCGGTGCGTTCGGCGGATGTGGACAACACTTTACCGCGAATGGTTGCAACTTCGACATCCACGGTGCCGCGACGTCGCTTGGCAATCACATCTCCGGCGAAACGGATATCCATTGCGATGAATCCGTCTTGCCGCTGCACATCGAAATAGGTCGCTCGTGCAACTTTGGTTTGGTCACTGCGATCCCCAGGAAAGAACGAAACTTGGTAGTCCAGTTCCAGCGGGGTGTCGAGTGTCGGTTTTTGATCGGGGATCCAGTAGGCGCCGATGTTGTCGATTCCCTCGTGGGCACCCGGCAATTCAAGCAGTTCAACGACGCCGTTTTCCCAGCCTCGTTTCGGTCGCACCCAAACGCTAGGCCGATTGTGGTACTGGGCGTTGTGATCGTCAAAGTGATAGAAAGCCCGGTTACGCTGCAGGACACCGAATCCTTTTAGTTTGTTGACACGGAACTGGCTAACCGAAGGATAGCTTTGCCGAGCGAACGCGCGCCATGTCCATTCGTCGTCCTCTGCGTGAATCAGTAACCCATCGGAATCGTGGACGGCGGGACGATTGTCCAGCGGAGGTCCGGTCAACCCATCGCCCCACATCCACATGCTGGTCAGCGGCGCTAAACCAATCTTTTCCGGCAGCGAACGAAAGTGCAACGAGCACTTGACATCAACAACGGTTTCGGTGGTTCCCGGCGTCAGTGTGAACCGGTACGCGCCGCTCACCGAACGGCTATCCATCAAGGCCAATATCGATAGCTGTTCATCGTCGGTCTTGGGACGCTGGACCCAAAACGATTTGAAAAAGGGAAACTCTTCGTCGCGATTCAGCGCTATGTCCACGGCCAACCCACGAGCCGAGGTGCCATAGACCGTATCGGCACTTCGGCCGCGAAAGTAACTCGATCCAAGGAACGTCAACATCTCTTGTCCATCGCTGCGGCCGGGAAAGCGGCCTGCGATCTTGATGCCGGCATGTCCCGAGTTGCGAACGACCTCTTCTGCGATCGGCGTGCGATACCGAAAGTTCTGTGACGAGAACGGGACTTCGCGGGAGACGCCTTTCTCGTTGGTGTACAGCGAAACACGGTCGCGCTGCACGAAGCCTCGGTGAAATGTTTCGAGCCAAAACGGAAGCCCGTCTTTCCACCACACCGCCTTCTCAGGCCGATATTGGATATCGCGATACTGTTCGTAGCTCATTTGACACAGCGCCGCGGGTGGCTCAGGACGCGGTTGAAATTCATCCTTGGCGGTCGCTGCGGCCAATGTCTTCAGTTCGGCAAAGCTGGTGATCTGCGTCGCCGCATCCGATGGCCGTCCTTGTGGCCGAATTGCTTGGCGGCTTGGCGAATCAGCCGATGCGATGCCATCGAATAAAGCAAGAAGCAGCGAGAATGCTGTAAAGAGTCGCAACATAAGGGGAAATCCCGGGGTGAAAAGAGTGAACCCATCGGGATTGACTTCGAAAGCAACAAGTGTGCCATTGAGTCGGCGGTCGGCGTGCTACGCGAATCCAGCGAGACTTAAAGCTCGGGTTGCTGCAGGATGTCGCATGAACGCCTCCCAAACCCCACCGGTCAATAGGTTTTCGGCCATGACCAGCGTGATTCCGGTGTCGATTCCGATCACGTCACGGCCAACCCAATGGGTCGCCGGATTGTAGGCGTTCACGAAACCATAGCGGGAAAAGATTTTGTCGCCGAAGTGTTGCTTTTGGTAACGCAGTGTATGCAAGGCTTGTTGGGGCACGATCGCCAACCCACCCGCTGCGGCGCTGGGAACAATCGTTCCATCGATATCACGGTCGGGTTCGCAGCGGCCGTTTTCGTACGGGCCACCCCAATCGCGGTACCCGCCGGCGCTATCGCTGCTGGTTAACCCCCACATGTCGTTGCCGTAATGTTGCATTTGCGATGGATAACGGCGGCCGAGCTCGGTCATGAACGCGATTTGCGCATGGTGAGCTCGCACCGAATTGTCCCAATAACTGCGTCCGCTGGCGGATCGAACATTGCGAAAATCGAAAAACGCCATCGGATACTGGTGTACAAACAGCGGTGGATAACTGATGAAGTCTTCGCCGTCGTGTTGCAACACCGGCGAGCGACGCCATGCTTGCCAACATCGTGGCGGGATGGGCGAGCTCGGTGCCCCAATCGCCAACAATACCAGTACGATCAGTTCGCTGAAACTGTCCCACTGATGCGGGATCATGCCCGATTCGGGGGTCCACCCCATGTGCAACAAATCGTTCGCCCCGAGCATCCATTGCCAATCCACACGGCGGTAAAGTTCGTCTGCTAAGTGGACGATTTCCAGGTCATCCGAAAATGTCGTCGCTGCGGTCATGGCTCCGGTCAATAACAGCGCCGTATCGATCGAGGATGCTTCAGCTCCTTTGGATCGTTTGCCGCTGGCGGCATCAAAAAAGTGGTAGACAAATCCCTTTTTGTGGTGAGCCAACTTGACTAGCGAATACAGCAATTGGCGAGTCCGATCGGCGGCATGTTCGCGAGGAACCCACTCGGATTGGGCGGCCACGCTGTGGGCTGCTAATCCAAACCCGCACGCCGCCGAGCTCGCATGATCACTGAACCACGATCCGTCCGTGGCTCCGCGGTCCGAAATGAACCCTGTACTTGGATGGGCGGCATCGACAAAGAATTGATAGCAACGTTGTTGCAGATCACGCAGGAAACTGTGGTCGCTCTGTTCCATCAATGCAGGCTCTCGACGAAGCGAGGAAACGAGTTGTGCATCGGCAGCCTTGGCTTTTGGCAACAGATTCGAAGGAGCCAACGAAAGCGACAGTCCCGTCGCCAAAAAGGTGCGTCGCTTCATTGCGAGCCTATTTGTAGGTGGGGGGGAGCGAGGATTGTGATGGTTTCGCTTGGGGGGGGCAGCGATAAAACGCGAAAAGCCTAAGAACCCATGGGACCTGCTTTACTGAGAAGCAACCGGTTGGTCGCAAATTGAGCAGCAAAACGCGGGCGGCATGGGGAACTTTGACGGTTCGGCGGACATTGCTGCTGTCCACGGAAACTTCACAATCGAAATGCTAAATAATCTTTCCTACGGTGTTAATGGCAAAATGTTCCCGCACAGCGGTTCAATGTGAACCTTACCCCCCTAGTGCAAGGCGGGGCCTCTTTAATCCGACTCTGCTGGCGGGTGGTAAAAGAATTCGCGTCGGTGTGGACGATGTTGTGGCACAACGTTTGTACTTACCTAGCAAACGTAGGGAACACGGAGCGTTACTCGCTCAACTTTTCAGCTTATCCAAGGATCTATCTCATGTCCGTTTCACAAACAGCGTTCTGCACAGGTGCTTCCTTTAGCATGCCTTGTGCAACACCATATCCATCGAACCACGATCACTCACGTCAACAAGTGAAATCCTACTTGCAAAAGTGTGGCGTTTCCGACGATCGGGCCGCCGTTGAAAGTGATCGAATCGTGAACCAAGCGGCAATGAGAATCCAATCGCAATCCGCTCCGGGAACCACCACCGATTTGACGACCGCGTCGATCAAGTTGGCGATCGAAGAATTAACACGGATGCCTGCGCAACCCCAGTTGGCTCGCCAAGTGATCCCTGCGTCGATCGATCGACCGATGTGGAATGCGAGTCCCATTCGTCGCGCC
The nucleotide sequence above comes from Novipirellula caenicola. Encoded proteins:
- a CDS encoding diacylglycerol/lipid kinase family protein, producing the protein MTNLVFWNRGSGKSEQVERLRKLLPLSTTTWVQMTRELNLQETIQTQLDCRCDIVFAAGGDGTVNAVVNALMKIDADRRPCLAVIPLGTANDFAGTLAISDAVEQAVALSCNRQPVPIDVVRITGHGFERYYANVAAGGNCVRVSEELTDEIKSRWGAFSYLRGAVGVLADMKSFRVNAEMDGQKIADFDSWAVLVANGRTNAGRIEVAPEASLVDGLLDVVLIKDGDVMDMVEIVAGNLLGNFLECEQVIYRQARRLKLFSDPPMRFTLDGEVVDEEPVEFECIPGAIRMFVGPEFEQA
- the tal gene encoding transaldolase → MSSLDQLKKHTVVVADTGDIDAIAKHKPHDATTNPSLLYKAAQMPQYQSLLDEAIAYGQSKSNSEEGLIDAIIDKLSVTFGCRILDLIPGRVSTEVDARLSFDTEGTVRKAHELIELYKEAGISKDRILIKIASTWEGIRAAEQLEKEGIHCNLTLLFGFGQAIACAEADVTLISPFVGRIYDWYKNKKGVDSIPVSEDPGVESVTTIFNYYKKHGYKTEVMGASFRTKEQVMALCGSDLLTISPDLLGQLAETDADVPKALDADAAAKMDIEKIEMDEATFRWMLNEDAMATEKLAEGIRGFAADLDKLRSYLAQRMEAASV
- a CDS encoding glucoamylase family protein, with the translated sequence MKRRTFLATGLSLSLAPSNLLPKAKAADAQLVSSLRREPALMEQSDHSFLRDLQQRCYQFFVDAAHPSTGFISDRGATDGSWFSDHASSAACGFGLAAHSVAAQSEWVPREHAADRTRQLLYSLVKLAHHKKGFVYHFFDAASGKRSKGAEASSIDTALLLTGAMTAATTFSDDLEIVHLADELYRRVDWQWMLGANDLLHMGWTPESGMIPHQWDSFSELIVLVLLAIGAPSSPIPPRCWQAWRRSPVLQHDGEDFISYPPLFVHQYPMAFFDFRNVRSASGRSYWDNSVRAHHAQIAFMTELGRRYPSQMQHYGNDMWGLTSSDSAGGYRDWGGPYENGRCEPDRDIDGTIVPSAAAGGLAIVPQQALHTLRYQKQHFGDKIFSRYGFVNAYNPATHWVGRDVIGIDTGITLVMAENLLTGGVWEAFMRHPAATRALSLAGFA
- a CDS encoding LysR family transcriptional regulator — encoded protein: MKHSSGSRSRASELSVQQLQTFRCVYERGGYAAAAREMELSVPTVWQHIQTLQRLYRTDLFEKSGRGVVATAMAAKLYTQVTELLAGLDSTFDLAADEQGDSRPITIVAGVRMMMEEIANPLQQFRQAWDNPLVLREGNNQVAEELILSGEADLALTLEPEHEKASPLIHFEPAYLVEFLAICKKGHPFAGSSNCTLRELVKHDLVVTRPGTHGRDALDHTLHRERLTANVVAETDNSGFTIACVRAGLGVGVLAGRVNGELCRRLVVKSLRRHLGERQIAFMWKKGRRLSPAVQSLVDTIKQSNVG
- a CDS encoding glucan biosynthesis protein, whose amino-acid sequence is MLRLFTAFSLLLALFDGIASADSPSRQAIRPQGRPSDAATQITSFAELKTLAAATAKDEFQPRPEPPAALCQMSYEQYRDIQYRPEKAVWWKDGLPFWLETFHRGFVQRDRVSLYTNEKGVSREVPFSSQNFRYRTPIAEEVVRNSGHAGIKIAGRFPGRSDGQEMLTFLGSSYFRGRSADTVYGTSARGLAVDIALNRDEEFPFFKSFWVQRPKTDDEQLSILALMDSRSVSGAYRFTLTPGTTETVVDVKCSLHFRSLPEKIGLAPLTSMWMWGDGLTGPPLDNRPAVHDSDGLLIHAEDDEWTWRAFARQSYPSVSQFRVNKLKGFGVLQRNRAFYHFDDHNAQYHNRPSVWVRPKRGWENGVVELLELPGAHEGIDNIGAYWIPDQKPTLDTPLELDYQVSFFPGDRSDQTKVARATYFDVQRQDGFIAMDIRFAGDVIAKRRRGTVDVEVATIRGKVLSTSAERTDTGDWIAHVLLEPTEPAPVELSLTLVDAKPNVKQKLSERFVYLCPDQEPTFEYPQVYTRKE